TTTAAAATAGTTTTACTATTGTTCGTGCTTGCATCTATTTTTTTTTTTCTGAGATGGTTCTTTGAACATTTTCGAGCGACCAGTGATTGCTTTGATTATGTATGTGTTAAGTATTCTGTCCTACTAAAATAATCGATAAATCATATATCCAAATGCAAATTTGAAGTATTCATATCTAATAAACATACAATAATATCGatattcatatttgaatttgaattcaaactaaAATATGGTAAATATTGCTATCCAAATTTGAACCTATCTATTACACACTCAGTTAAAATAATAATATTACATACATGAAAAAGTTTGACGTACGTTACATAATTGAGAGGGCCTTCTAATAAAACACGTAATTGTCATGTATATTCAGCACGGAATAAGTTTGATGTACACACATAAAATTGAAAGGGCCTTCTAATAAAACACGTATTGTCATGTATATTGAGCACGTAAAGTTTGATGTATGCACATCAAATTTTATATACGTCGAACACGTTTGTttttttataatataatacaGAACACGTCATTGGCACGTACCTAAATTCACGTGTGCCCAATGTGCTACACGGGTTACTTACATAAAAAGTACTTTATACTAATTAAATTATGTTATTAGATCCAAAGTTGCAAAAATTAAAAAGATTTACCACATCTAATATATCATGTATGCTTTAATTAGATCAGGAAAAGATCTTTATATCTAAAAATTTCCTTATTTATCCTAttctataaaataaaaaatcaaatAAATATATATTCCACATATTACCTCCTAGTTTAAGGGGCCTTAGCTCGAAAATGACTGTAGAAATTGTTTTAGTAGGACGGCAGAGCTCCGCCGGAGCCCCTTATACGAGTTAAGGCTCTGCCGTAGCTCAATAAATCCTAGTATAAGGGGCCACATATTAACCATATTGGATGTAGAGTACTGTAGCAcgacggagccggagccggaaaTTAGAGCGGGACGCATGCGACCGCTAGAGTAGAATGGCGGCCGGCCCAAGCAACCATGCCCGCTCGTGGGACGATTCCAAGGCCCACGCCCGCTCATGGGACACAATTCTGTTGCGTTGCGCCAGGCCGGTGATTGGTGACGGCAATTTAATCCCACCTCGCCTGCTCACTCTTACGAAATACAACTTAAAAATGTGAACGGGATGCCCATACTAAAATTTCCAATCATACTATTTAGCCTCGTCGTTCGATTGTTAGGTAGAGCCCAGACCTCGTTCGAGCTTCGGGGGTTGCTCACACGTTTTcccttttttttatttgaaaaataaagaattcagacaaaaaaaaagtaaaaaagtCTAGTTAGATCTATCTCCAAATTTTGAGAACACCTTGAAATAAAGAATTCATAAAAAAAGGTAAAAAGGCCTAGTTAGATCTATCTATCTCCTAGAATATGCAACGATTttccctgttttttttttttgaaaaaataaagAATTCAGAAAAAAAGTAAAAAAGTCTAGTTAGATCTATCTCCAAATTTTGAGAACACCTTGAAATAAAGAATtcagaaaaaaaaagtaaaaaagcCTAGTTAGAATGTCTCCAACAACAAGAACATAAACACAACACCTGTTCTCTGGTTTTGGTCATGTACAGGAGAAAAAAAGGGTCCGCACACAAAATTTAGCTTCTCCAGCAGCCAACGCAAAtcagccctcttcttcctcggtctCTCCGCCGCCCACCCATCTCCATCCCCTCCTCTCTTTATACGCCTCACCACCTCCCTCCACCCCGTCCCCGTCCTGCCCGCACCTCGCCGCGCACTGCCTGTCCTTGCACCCGCAACGCTTCCTCCGCCACTGCCTGCGCGTGCGCCTGCTCGGCCGCCCTGAGATCCGACGAGACCCGCGCGAGCTGTCACGCTGCTCGCCCTGCGCCACCGCAGCCCCGTCCCCCACCTCCCTCCTCTACGCCTGCCTCTCCTACGCTGTCGTCTTCTGCCCCTCCCACGCCGCCTCGcacgcctccgcctccgctcccCGGTGCCCGGTGGCCGCGAGATCTGGCGGCGAGAGGGCGCCCCCGCTCCCCGCcggcgcctcgtcctcctccttcgTCAGGATCCTGCGCCGCGGCGCCCCTTTCCCGGCGGATTCGACCTCGACGTCCACGCAGATGGCCCCCACGTGCGGCGGCGTCCTCTCCCCACCGGTGGCGCGCATCCTCCTACCCCACCTACAGCGCGCGGTCatggctgctcctcctccaccgGTGGTGGCTCCCTCTCCCCTTCCGGTCAGCTATGGGCGAACCTGGTCGATTGGGCGTGGCGGCGCCCCTTTCACGGCGGATTCGACCTCGACGTCCACGCAGATGGCCCCCACGACAGCGGCGTCAGAGATTTGGGTTCGAGGAGAGAGGCGACGCTTATTTGGGTCATGCATCACGTCCCACCCAAAATAGGTCCCTCGTTTGCGTCGTCTGTTGGACCGCGTTTTCCACCGATAAAGCAACCTCGAGTAGGCATTTTGAGTTTGTATGCCGTGATGCATGAGTTGTCTTGTAGAATATGCAACGATTTTCGGAGGCGGTCAGACTATTTTCAGAGGCACTGACAAAATAAATCGGCATCCAGACTCCAGGAATAGGGAATCGAGTGGAATCGAATCTCACCGAGGAAAGCAGCACTTCCGCGACGGCAGAGGGCGACAGGTCAGGGCTGCGGCCGTTCCTGGCCATCCGACAGGTCTGGGCTGCGGCCGTTCCCCGCCATCCGACAGGTCAGGGCTGCGCCGACAGGCCGGCCGTTCCTGGCCATCCGACAGGTCAGGGCTGCGGCCGCTCCTCGCCATCCAGCTGGAGAGAGAATTGAGTGGAAACGAATCCCGCCTACGGGAGCAGCGCCTTTGCGGCGGCAAAGGGCGGGTCGCCGCGGCGCCTATTCCTCGGCGGTCTCCTGTGGCGTGGCGGGGCGGGATTGCAGGAGCGGAGCGGGCATGGTTGCTTGGGCCGGTCGCCATTCTCTAGCTAGTATATAAGGCACCGGCGGGCAAGGCAActaagagcagcagccaccgaTCGCAATTCGCAGGCGCAGCTGGTCTGatctcttctcctctcctcttcctcccaaaTCCTCGCCAGTCGGCAACTAATGTTTTCCCATATTATTGTTCAATTTTCTGCCTTACTGTATAACGCATGCATGGCTGGCTCATCATTCCGTATTTTTCAGTAGTTTTCTGCCGATTTCTCCTCGTATATATGCTTTCCTGCCGTGTTTCCCACTTTCTTGACTCGTCTGCTCGAACACACTACAGGGACACAGCACAAGCATCCAGTCATATCCACGTCTATCCAACTCCGGAAGTGCAACAAAACTACGTCAAGTGCCGTACGAGTACGACTGCGCGCACAATGGCCAACGCGCCTCAGGCCGACGAGCCGGCGGAGCTGATCGCGGCCCCCGCCGTGCCCCTCGGACACGTTCAGCGCCGCCTTCTGGACGCGGGCCGCATCCTCGTGACCGGCGGCTGGCTCGTCCTCATCAACTACACCATCAGCAACCGCGACGGGAACGCCGCGCACGCGCTCGTCGGCCTCGCGCTTCTGCTACTCGGCGTCTTCCTCATCGAGCTGTCACTGGTGGCCGACCAGTTCCCGGGACCAGCAAGGGTTGGCGCCGCCGTCCTCTTCTACCTCTTGGCGCCGGCGAACTAGCTCCAGGGAGGCTGGGAATCAAATTATTTAATTAATAAGCGCCGTTAGTGTGGTTTGCGTTTTGTTGCATTGGGTTGCTCTGTTTCAAGTTCACAAAAGATAAAAGTTGCTCTGTTTCGCTCTGCTTGCATGGCCGGGTGCAATCACTTTGTGGTTTGGGCCTGTACTTTGCTTAACATTTCCACAATCACAGGTTTCCTAATTGTGAATTTGGCTTGTCTATCAGATTTCTTTGGGTTTGGGTTTGTGCATTTTCCCAGTTCCAAGGTTACTCTGACTCTGTTACAGTGTCCGTTCGTTCCGCTGTAAAATTGGCTTGGGAAATGGCCATGGAAGACAGAATTTTAAGGCTttcacgcaaaaaaaaaaaaggttgtgCTGCTTATAGCGAACTCCAGCACTCAAATTCCTAATCTACAGTGAGCTGTACATGCGAGTTGCCGGATTTGACAATCCAGTAACTTTCTTAGTTCTTTCTTTCATGAAGAAAACAAACTGTCAAAAAGAATCTCTCGACGTCACAACCAGGACAATCAGCCAATGCAAGTTGCAGCTCTAGTGCTCTACTGAAGCAGCACAATTCAGTCAGTTAAGGGGGCCAACGCCCAAACCTCGTGGAGACCATAATTACGAGAACAAGGCCCATTTACACCTCCTGCTTAGAATGCAGCTAAGACCAGGACTAGTGGATAACGACATGTTTGTCTTTTTTTTAGGCTAAGGCTAATCTATTCCATGCCAAGAACGAACGTTTGTTGCTGATATGACTAGAGCGCTGCCACTGAGCAAAAGACCGTAGATCGCATATCCACATGTTTGATTGCTAAATAAACTAGATCACTGACTTCGGTCATGTGTAGTAAGTTAGAAACATATAGAGTATTTTGAGATATTTTGGGCCACTTCATGTATTTTTCACAATAGTAGAGGGCAacatttttaataaaaaaattagaTCCAACAACTATTATTTGCGATGATGACTAAGTTTTTACCAAATTAAATGCTACGTATTTTTCATTATGGAAAGAATATCTAGAATTTACCTTTTCCTCCTACCACGTTTCATGAGGATTGCCACAGAGCCTCCATTGAGGACCTTCTGTCACAATAGTGACTAAGAATCTAATAAACTAAACGGTTAGGATGATTCGTATTACTATGAGAGTGTCTAATTTTTTTTCTAGCGCATCCTGTGGGATTTCACGTCGAGGCTCCATTGAATATGGTGGCACCCATAACATTTTATTTGCTTTGAATTTAACACCGGTAGATGCAGTTAGTTTAGAAATATATATTAGCACACTGTAAGTATCGTGACGTCTAAGAtgtggtgaattaggcaacttaaaattatacttctaactatggcctctaattttcaccttagcaaaacctatgcaagaaagtaatctatctaaacgtgcaactacggttttgctaaggTGTTGCTATCTCTCCGCAAAAGAGTTatacaacctaggttccaatcctatcaactagcctatcaactatgCTAGGAAAGATGAAGCACACAACCAAGAttacaatataaatgcggaaggtaaaagggcgatagagatgcaaacttccatcgacgactttggtatttttacgtATCGAAAAGcactcaagcttccccctagtccccgttggagcccctcgcaaggaatcctttgcaagggccaagctcccggtcggggtaactccgtggatagccccgggccttccccacacgcaagtgggtctctggagtgcctctcccggaccgctccccaccgtcttcactatcaagcttctggccgaaccgccgcgggccttgttcccttcgatacacggtggcggTCACACCACAAACGCTGTTGGTGTGGTCTTGCAAGACTTACAAGCCCCGCCGAGTACAAATGCGGTGCGCGCAAGTACCTTTGGttgagaggtatgcaaacctcactagcgACTAGACCTAAGCCTAGAGGAAGCACATATGAGAGTAGTCTATGagcgtggtctaactaacctaagcgcTTCGCAAAGCACCGCAAAAAAAAGCTTCCGGTCGAACTGCCGCAGGCCTTATTCCCTTcgatacatggtggcggccacaccacaaacgcggttggtgtggtctcgcaagacatACAAGCCCCACTGAGCACAAAtttggtgtgcgcaagcaccttTGGttgagaggtatgcaaacctcactaacaaCTAGATCTaagcctagagcaagtgcatatgaGCATGGTCTAACTAACATAAgcgcttcgcaaagcacctatgctaatcaccttgTGATCTTAATGCCTTATGCAAGTGGAGAGCTCCAAAGTGGTGCACAAGCACCCTCTTATCTTCCCTCATCTCCCACACCCTTCAAATGGCCGCTTAGGGTCCCTTTTATAGCCCCTAAGTGGAGAACTAGCCGTTGGGACCGAGCTCCACTTTTCCTATGTGGGCAACAGACACACCAGTGTcacaccgccacccctagggcggtgaccCTCCAACGACTAGTTTTTGAACTATCCGTTACAGGGTGGGCACCGCCACAGCTAGGGCGGTGACCAGAAGCAATATTCCCCACTCTCGGGAATAAAAGGGgcagtgcaccgccacccctatggcggtgacCAGGGCGTTGCACACCGCCATGTTCGGTGCCACCTCCTCAGCTGCCCGCTTctaccactactacaaaaactttactggaggcgggcgttttcggtttcccacggtgggcaaagccgtccgccgcggcctagaggccacggtaaatcgtggcttaaccgtggcgggcggctttgcccgccgcggttaaccgatttcccgcggcgggcactttaggatgcccgccacggttaatagtttaaaaaaacaaaaaaaaaccaggAGCCCGTCGGCGAGCCCATTCTCGAGCCCATCGACGAGCCCATTCCCAGCCCAATACCAGCGCCACCGCACCTCGCTGGATCCACCGTCGGGGTCTCCTCCTCGCCGTATTCGCCGCCGGAGAGGTCATCCTCGCCGGATCCGCGGCCAGGGAGGACGACCTCACCGGATCTATGGCCAGGGAGCGTAGATTGACCAGATCCGCGGCCGTGGATGAAGAGGAGGCCGAACCCGCGCCGTGGACGACGAGGGTGCTGGATCCGCCGTGAGGCCATGGAGGAGGTTGTCATCGTCGATCCGCCGCCGGGACGCCTCGGTCTGCCGTCGGGAGCCTCGATCCGTCGCCTTGGTCGCCCTTGGACGAGGTTGTCGTCGTCGCGCCCAGCTGTCACGGCCCCGTGCGCGCCGTCGCCCGGCCGGCCGTCGTGCGCCGCCCGATCGCGTGCCTCTCGATCCACACGACTGGATCTGACCCCGCCGTGACTAGATCCGCCGCCGTCGCGGCTCGATCTGTCCCACCCCCCACGAACGGATCCGCCGCCAAGGGGTCGCTGCGACCCGATCCATGCTTGGTGGCAGGGAAGAAGGTGGAGGGACGCCGGATCCGGCCTTCCCCCACCGCTGGCGAGCCGGCCACGCTAGCGAGACGGGagtggaaggagaggggtgcggtgagatgggagggagaggagtgaggggAGGGCGAGCTCCACCACCGCGCGAGAGTCCTTCGGCTTCGCGGCCGTCTCACGGCGAGTGGGTGAAACCCTAACACCTCCCTTTTATATGAAGCCCAGTAGATCGGCTGATTTGGGCTCAAAATTGGGCCAGCATTTTACGTGGcgggccttataggatgcccgccacggtaaatcgatttaccgtggcgagcattttaagacgtccgccacggtaaatgccCTATTTACCGTAGCGGGcatcttaagacgcccgccacgataaatcgatttaccgtggtgggctaaagtgcccgccacggtaaataaaaaatgcccgccgtggtaaatcgtgGCATCTACCAcagcgggcaaaaataggtgACCGCCACGAAGTGCAAAAATGCAACGCTGCGCATaatcgtttgtgtagtagtgtactTCTTCGACCGGCCTTCTTTGTCTTTATGTCTTGGACCTCTTGCTTCCCTTCCATGCTTTCAACACTTCCTTTATTGTCTTTCATTCAGTGTTGAACCTTTTCTTCAAGTTTCATTCTTGGTCCAAGTCCGCCATGCAACCTATTGcactataaaacaaacacttgcaaacaagCTAGTCTAATTTGGtcttgttgatcatcaaacaccaaaatctaaactaAAATGGGCttaggtccattttccttacacacacTTTATGACTATTTAATCATTTTCTATAATATCTTATATTAGAAATTAGGTGTAGATTTGAGTGATGTTTTAATTTATACTATATAATGACAGAGGTGTGTAATTTATGTGCAAATTAAGGGTTTAATTTATATTATGTGTCATAATAAGAGAGATGAGTAGCTTAAAATGGTTACTTTATAATATGTTTCATAGTGGTAGAGGTGGACCATTTATATGTAAAGTAAGAGTTATTTTGTGTATTTTAAATAATAGCAAATGTGGGTAGgtttttagaaaataaaatagatACATAGCAAGATTTTCCTTGCAATAATGATTAGATTGTACCAAATGAAATGCCATATATTTCTAATTATTTGATAATTTCTAAAATGGACACTTTCTCTTAGCGCATCTCATGAGAATAATGTGTATAATGCGTTATAGGTTCCTAATTGGTAACATTAAAAGAGGTGGACACTTAACTTAATGCTCCCTCTATGTCGAATTGTAAATCGTTTTGGCATTTCCAAGTACAGtagtttttactatatatctagaaaaaataaaataacacAATTTAGACAGAAAACAAGTACAATACTAACACAACCTTTAAAAGGTTATTGCGTACTAGTCAAAGCAGTCAACAGTCAGACGGCAGCGCAATGAAAGAGGCCAAGTCACTGACTTCGGCCACGACTGGCCATTTCTTTaacttcttcttttctctagagAGAAAACGGAGCTCAGTGTTTGGAATTATGGATTCTGTAATGTTGTTGCAAGGTTTCAGAAGCTATGTCTTTGCAACTTGCAAGTAGTGTCGCTGGCTTCTAGGAGTACGACTGAGTTTTTATGTGTGTGCCTACGCGGCATGGGCCAGACGCCGTTAGTAGGAAAGGAGGCTAAGCTAGAGGAAAGGTGAAGCAAAAATTAAGGAGATCATAGCGGTTAGTAGGAGGAGATGGGCCAGACGCCCGTCGCTGAAAGGCGCAGCGGGTGTGTGAggcctaaagatggcaacgggcgcAGAATGCCCGCATGCCCGCGGGCATGGAACCCGATGGGCAAGGATACGGGCACCACTTCTTGCCCGCGGGCACCATCCTGAACCCAGAGGATAGTTCTTCGCGGGCAAAGAAATTTACTATCCTCGTCCACTTATCCGCCAGACCCGCTCCACaggtctgacatgtgggacctacaagcaaatatatgtatatatacacgaTTTGCTGTGAATCTGTATCTTCATATCTCTTGTAATGTACTATGGTTTATGTATATGCTCAACCTGGCAGGCACACGGGCATGCCCGCGGATGGAGGGCGCGGGCGTGGTTTGTTGCCCGTGGCGggtcgcgggcgcgggcgcgggcgagagATTTAGCTGGCGGGCGCGGGCGTAAGAAGGTAGTATCCGTGGGCACcacgcccgttgccatctttagtgaGGCCAGGGTGGCTGGAGAGACGGTGAAATGGGTGGACGAGCACAGATGAGTGAGGAGAAGAACTGTAGGTACATTTAATCTATTCAAACTTGACAAAGTTTGACATGACACTACTTTTTAGAACGAAGGAAGTACTCAACTAAGCATCGTTTTTGTACTCTCTCCATTCCCAAAAAAatatacaatacaatacaatTTTAGGTTCGAGAGTAGTTCTCAAGTCTGACatattttatagaaaaaataaatatttatgtctctagattgatttactatgaaaatatatttctaatCATAATAACTAATATGATATAATGATATAGAGAAATGTTAGCATTTTTTATAGAGGTACGAGCAGTGaaagttgaaattttctttgacTGATTTTGTTATAAAATGGAGGGAATATGAGATAACTGACGTGGCACTTTGTAGTATGAGCATatgagagcaagtataataattgGCTTAGAAAAACAAATGCTAATGTGGATGAGAGAAGAGATATGAGAGCTTGGCTCTCGTGCAAGAGCAACAAGCTGAGCACGAATGCATATGGAGTGGTGCATCAATACACTAAGTGAATGTGTGGAGGATTAGAAAAGAAAATGTGGGATATAGGTAAAACTAACTAACAATAAAAAAAGGCTTCTTATAGACAATAAGAGACCATTATTGTATAGTTTGGTTCTATTAACTTAGGCTAATAGCCAAACACTTTACTCTATTATTGGGCTCGCTCCGAGGTGACTTGCCCTCGTCCTACTGTAGTGGCATTTTTTCATCGGAACACAATAACGCATCCAATACTACTAGCTCTGGAGGACACCGTACGTACGTATAGTATCGACCAAGAGGGCAGGTGGACATTCTGCTTCCATCATCCAAGACGTGCTCCTCTTGTTCGTCGTGCATTTCCCTCTCTGCAATGGATAGCTTTCCACCTCGGCGGGCGGGCACGTCCGGGCCGACCCGGTTGCTACGAGAATACATCTTTCTATCTAGGAAACCTGGGCCGGCCCAATGCCTCCTACTCTCAACCTGGCCCGTTACCACAATTTTGTTGCACTGTGCCAGGATGAAGGCACCTTCCGCATTTAATCCCACCTCGCTTGCTCAGGGAGGCAAATCGTAGCTTAAAAATATGAACGAGGAGCGTTGGCATTCTTGACATTCTATGTATCTTCAGCTCCTCGAGAGGAGTCCTACCAGCCTATTCGATCCTGCATAATTTTAAGCAAAAATCCACACCTGCTAACTGCTTGTACGCCTTGCTAACAAAAAAGGAAGTCCCTCCCCAAATATAAGTCTAAATATCAATATAAGTCTAAATATCATTATCAATCGAGGGCTAGAAATTCTGGATACACTCTTCCAGGTTGATGAATTGCTCATAAGCTTATACTGTGAGGGGAAGATTAAAAGTAAAGATGAAAGAGGGGGTGGCCTTTGCATCACCGAGGGGAAGATTAAAAGTAAAGATGAAAGAGGGGGTTAAATTTTGCATCACCGAGGGGAAGATTAAAAGTAAAGATGAAAGAGGGGGTGGCCTTTGCATCACCGAGAGTTAAATTTGGTTTCCTTGTAAAGTGCTCGATAAACCTCTCGGCT
The sequence above is drawn from the Miscanthus floridulus cultivar M001 chromosome 15, ASM1932011v1, whole genome shotgun sequence genome and encodes:
- the LOC136506715 gene encoding uncharacterized protein, with product MANAPQADEPAELIAAPAVPLGHVQRRLLDAGRILVTGGWLVLINYTISNRDGNAAHALVGLALLLLGVFLIELSLVADQFPGPARVGAAVLFYLLAPAN